The sequence below is a genomic window from Anaerobranca californiensis DSM 14826.
CCACCTTTTGTTTCTTCTACAAAGGGTAGTAGGCCGTCACTACCAAAATAGGGATTTACTGTAATACTATCGATACTTGGATTTTTTAAAAATCCTTGGGCATAAGCCTTTGCCGTAGAGCCAATGTCACCCCTTTTTACATCGGCGATTGTCATTAACCCCTTTTCCTTCCCATAATCTAAGGTTTTATAAAATACTTCTAGCCCCGGTAAAGAAAACCGTTCATAAAAGGCAATTTGAACCTTGATGCAAGGAGTTAACTCTGCAGTATAATCGATTATCTCTTTATTAAACTGCCAAAACATTTGGGCTATCTCCTTTTCATCCCCTTTAACTAAAAATTTCCTTTTTAATTTATCTGGCATCATTTCTAAGGTGGGGTCTAAACCTACTACACAAGGACTTTTCTTTTGTTTAATTTCCCGCAGTAATTTTTCAATAAACATTTTCTTCAGCTCCTCTGTATTTTATCTTTCCATCTACTATGGTCATATACACATCCCCTTTACCTTTCCAACCATTAAAGGGGGTATTTCTTCCTTTGGAAAAAAATTGGTCTTTGTCAATTACAAACTCTTTTTCCAGATCTAGTACCGTTAAATTTCCCTTAAACCCTTCCTCTATTTTCCCACCGGATATGCCAAAAATTTCATAGGGCTTTTCTCCAAAGGCTTCAATAACCCTTTCAAGTTTAATAGCTCCTATATTTACTAGATTTAAAGTCAGAGGTACTGCCGTTTCTAGTCCCACCATTCCCATAGCTGCATATTTAAAAGGCAGATTTTTTTCCCTTTGGCTGTGGGGTGCATGATCCGTTGCTAGACAATCAATTATCCCCCTCTTAACACCTTCTAGTACCTTTTTTCGATCCCTTTCCCCTTTTAAAGGGGGATTTACTTTGCCATTAGTCCCACAATTGAGAATTTCAGCCTTTGTAAGTAAAAAGTGATGGGGACAAGCTTCAGCGGTCACTTTAACTCCTTTTTCCTTAGCTTTTTCGATTATTTTAACACTTTCTCTAGTACTGACATGGGCTATATGGATACTGGCATCCCAAAATTTTGCTAAATTGATGTCCCGCTCTACCATTCGCCATTCTTTTTCACTTTCTGGAAGTTCCCCTTCAAATTCACAATGGCTGATAATTATTTTCCCTAACCCTTTACACCTTTTTAATCCTTGCCCCATTATCTCTCCCCGTTGAATACCTTTACCATCATCGGAAAAGGCAATAACTTTAGGTGCTAGTTTTTCAAAATCAACTAATTCTTTTCCCTTTAACCCTTTAGTCACTGCCCCAATAACTTCTACATGGCAATGGGCTTCATTTTTAATCCTTTCTAAAAGACTTTCTACTATCTCTAATTCATCGATTACCGGTTCTGTGTTAGCCATTGTAAAGACCCTGGTAAAACCACCCCTTACAGCTGCCATTGTCCCAGTTTTTATATCTTCTTTGTACTCTTGACCTGGTGTCCTTAAATGACAGTGTATATCTACAAACCCAGGGCAAACAATTTTTCCAGTAACATCTACTACCTCCCAATGGGGCTCAGGACTGATCCTTTTATCTAGTCCCGTTATTACTCCCCCTTTTACAAGTAAATCTAGCTCTTCAAAATTCCCACCTTTGTATACTTTTCCCCCTGTCAATAACAAGCCTTTTTCTTCCATTAGACCACCTCCAAAAAAATAAGGTCTCCCTTCGGGAGACCTATACACGATAAAGTTAATCTAAGGTTTAACTAGATTAAACTTAAAATTTTACCTATTTACCATAAATTCCTTTTCAGTCTCCCGGACTGATTTAAAGGCTCTATTTCCTTTACTTTACTTTTAAAATTTTCTTTTGTCAAGGGTTGACTTGAAAAAATTTTTTTGGTATGCTACTTTCAAGGTTAATCCTTTAAATTAAGTCCTGTGAGACTAATAAGGAGGTTATTTTTTATGGAATTAAAAGTTAAACATCTTTGCCATTCTTTAGACCTTTCATTAGAGGAGTTGGATTATCTATTTTCTTTAGCTGAAGATATGATGAAAAATCGGGCTAAATACTCTTCGAGCTGCCAAAACAAAATTTTAGCTACATTGTTTTTTGAACCCAGTACCCGTACCCGCTTAAGCTTTGAGTCTGCTATGCTCCGCTTAGGTGGTACGGTACTGGGTTTTTCTGACTCTAATCAAAGTTCTACTACTAAAGGGGAAAGCTTACAAGACACTATTAAAACAATGGAAGGATATTGTGATTTAATGGTTATAAGGCATCCGAAGGAAGGGGCAGCAAAATTAGCCTCAGAACATTCTAAAGTTCCAGTAATTAACGGTGGTGATGGTGGCCATCAACACCCTACCCAGACCTTAACAGATTTATTTACAATTAAAACAAAACTTGGTAGATTAACGGATCTCAACATTGCCCTCTGTGGAGATTTAAAATACGGTAGAACAGTCCACTCCCTATTATTAGCTTTAAGTAGATACACCGGGAACACCTTTACCTTAATTTCTCCACCGGAATTGGAAATCCCTAAATATCTAAAAGAACAACTGCTAAAATCTGGTGCAAACATTATCATTAAACATAAATTAGAAGACCTAGAAAAGTTAGATATATTATATATGACTAGGATTCAAAGGGAAAGGTTTTTCAATGAAGAAGATTATTTGAAACTTAAAGACAGTTTTATATTAAGGAAATACATGTTAAAAGATGCTAAAGACAATTTGTTAATTCTCCATCCCCTACCACGGGTAAATGAAATCCATCCCGATGTAGATAATGACCACCGGGCCACTTACTTTGAACAAGCCCATTTAGGGGTCTATATCCGTATGGCTTTGATTTACAGTCTTATCAAAGGAGGGGAACAAAATGCTTAAAATCAAAAACGGTATTGTCATCGACCACATCACTCCAGGTAAAGGAATTAAAATATATGAAAAACTAAAGTTAGATTGCTTAAATCACCCTATCATTTTAATGCGGAATATCCCTAGCGATAAACATAAATTAAAGGATGTCATCAAAATAGAAAATATTTTTGATATCTCAGTAGAGTTTTTAGGATTACTAGACAGTAACATAACTATTAACTACATTAAAGAACAACAAGTTATGAAGAAAGTTAAAGCTTTTCTTCCCCTTAAGGTAAAAGGAATAATTAAATGTAAAAATCCTAGATGTATTAGTTTTAAGGAAGAATATATTATACCAGAATTTACTTTAAATGATGATAAAACTGGTTATGGATGCAATTATTGTGAAGAAACCACTTATTTAAAGGATATAGAGTTGTAAAAAACTTGTAAAAGTCATAACCGTTATGGTTATGACTTTTACAATTAATTTATATTTTATTCATTACTTTCCTCAACTTAATATGCTATAATTTTGTTGGTAAATAAAACTTTTGGAGGAAATTATGAAACTATTTATCCAGGGATTAATTTTAGGATTGTTAATAGTTTTACCAGGTATGAGTGGTGGAACAGTATTACTGATTTTTGGTATATATGAAAGTCTAGTTAAAGACTTAGTTAAGTTAAAAATAAAACCTTATATCCCATTAATATTAGGCCTAAGTTTAGGAATTTATCTAGGTAGCTATACCTTTGCTTTATTTTTTAAAAATTATCGGGATTTCACTGCCCTTTTTTTATTAGGCTGTTTACTAGCATCAATTAAAGCTGTTTTAAAGGATACCCCTAAATTAAACAAAAACCTTTTTATTTTTTTCATTACAGGTATAGTTATCGGTGTTACTACTGCCGGTGAACCTTTAGGACAAGTAATACCAGGTGAAGGCACTAGCTGGTGGTTACTTGTGGTAGGAGGAGCTTTGTCTACTGCAGCAATGATTATCCCTGGGGTACCTGGTAGCTCAATTTTAATAATGCTAGGTATTTACGATAATCTCTTGTTCTATATCAAAGAATTGAATATAATCAATCTCCTCCTTTACGGAATAGGTAGTTTAATAGGTGTTGTACTCCTTTTAAAAATCTTAGAACGATTATTTGAAAGGTACAAACCCCAACTTTCTTATTTTTTTGCCGGTTTAATCATCGGTTCTACCAGAATTCTTTTACCATCGTCCTTAAACCTAATAGGGTTTTCCCTATTTTTAATTGGTTTTCTTTCAGTATGGTTTTGGAGCAATAAAGAAGAAAAACAACCTTAATATGTTTGCTATAACATATGCCTAAAAGGATAAGTTAAAACCCTTAAGATATTGATTATCACCTTTTTACCTATCGGTACATCCCTTGCCTTTTGGGGATTAAAATACTGATAATTAGGGGCAACTAGTAAACTTTGTTCCAATAAATTTTCTATCTCTTCCTTTAAGTATATAGTAAACTCTTCACTATCTATAACTACCATAGTTTCTGTACTCAAAAAAGCACTCCTGGGGTCTAGATTAAAGGATCCTATTACACTGATCCTGTTGTCAAAAGTATAAGTCTTGCCATGGATAGAACCAACTCCATGGTATTCATAAACTTTAGCTGCATAATCCACTATTTCCCTCCGATAAGCCATATAACCTGAAAAGGCGGGCAGGTTTGGTGTAGAAGCAAGGGAATTGGTCAAAATAGTGATTTCAGCTTTTACCTTTTCTACATCCAGATAATCCCTCATTTTCCTAGTAGGAATTATATAGGGACTCTGGACGAAAATTTCATCATCTGCCCATTCCATTAACCCCGTTAACACCTGCCAAATGACAGGGGTTTTATTAAATCTACTTAAGGGATTGTGTATTAGGGTAACTCTATTGGTAGGTATCCCTTCTTCTAGCCAAGAAAGATCTTGAGAAAAAAATTCAGGGTAAACTTCCTTTTTATCCTCAGCAAAATTTAAAAGCAAACTAATTTTTTCTCTACCTTTACTTTCCCTTCTGGCAGTTAAAATTCTCCTTGGTCTTATTGCAAATTCACTTTCCCACAGTAAATTGAAATATTGATTAAATTGCTGGATTACACTTCCTTTAATCTCACCTTCATCTTTATTTATCAATAAAACTTCCCGATCTAGTGCAAACTTTTCCCGTGGACCTAAATCCACATATTTATCCCCTATATTCCTGCCACCTATTACTGCATATTTATTATCTACAATTAGTATTTTATCGTGGAGTCGATTGTTAATTACCCAAGGTTTCAGAAAATTAAAGGGTTCATATACTTTAAATTCAATATTAGGATGGGCCATAAATCCATAACTGATAACTTTAGACTGATTAAGTATATTGTAAAATAATCCATCGGCAATTATCCTGACCTTTACCCCTCTATCGGCGGCTTGAAAAAGGGAGGCTATAAAGATTTTTGTATAATCACCTCCTAAAAAGGTATAAGTAGAAAAATCGATGGTTGATTGGGCATTATGGATTAAACTTAACTTTCTCGCCCCCGACTGATAACCCTCTTCAAGTAGTAAAGCAAAATCTTGAATAGGTTCTTCTGCAAAAAATCCATCTATACTGTAAAAATCTACATCTTTAGGTGGGATAAAATTAAAAATAACTACTCCAAATACTAAAAAATAAAGGAAGTAAAGGGCTAGAATTAAACCTATCCCTTTAATTCCTTTTTTTATTTTACCTTTTATCATAATCACCACCTACTCACTTGATGATTTTTATATCTAGTTTTTCTCCACAGGGGGTAAAAGTAACTTTCCCTTCCCTATTTATAAAACTTATCCCTTTACCATTGACTATTACCTCTTTTGCCTCTACATTGTTGATATTGAAGGTGAAATCCCGGATTTTTGGATAACCGTAGTGGGCTAAATTTACCGTTATTTCTAAATTTTTCCCATCTACCATTGTAAACTGGTATAAATTATACTGACCTTGTCGGTAATTAAAGGATTCCCCATCATCTTGATAGTGGAGATACTGGCCATTGCCGGGATATATATCTATAATTAAATTATCTATCTCCCTT
It includes:
- the pyrF gene encoding orotidine-5'-phosphate decarboxylase, yielding MFIEKLLREIKQKKSPCVVGLDPTLEMMPDKLKRKFLVKGDEKEIAQMFWQFNKEIIDYTAELTPCIKVQIAFYERFSLPGLEVFYKTLDYGKEKGLMTIADVKRGDIGSTAKAYAQGFLKNPSIDSITVNPYFGSDGLLPFVEETKGGEKGLFILVKTSNPSSKELQDLITEDGQFFYEKVADLVSSFEGDFSEFSHIGSVVGGTHKEHLKRLRKKLKGFILVPGYGAQGGKAEDIKYAFNTDGFGALVCSSRGITEYYKKIGEENYGLAAQISLKNMIADINREIEKGVE
- a CDS encoding aspartate carbamoyltransferase regulatory subunit translates to MLKIKNGIVIDHITPGKGIKIYEKLKLDCLNHPIILMRNIPSDKHKLKDVIKIENIFDISVEFLGLLDSNITINYIKEQQVMKKVKAFLPLKVKGIIKCKNPRCISFKEEYIIPEFTLNDDKTGYGCNYCEETTYLKDIEL
- the pyrB gene encoding aspartate carbamoyltransferase; translation: MELKVKHLCHSLDLSLEELDYLFSLAEDMMKNRAKYSSSCQNKILATLFFEPSTRTRLSFESAMLRLGGTVLGFSDSNQSSTTKGESLQDTIKTMEGYCDLMVIRHPKEGAAKLASEHSKVPVINGGDGGHQHPTQTLTDLFTIKTKLGRLTDLNIALCGDLKYGRTVHSLLLALSRYTGNTFTLISPPELEIPKYLKEQLLKSGANIIIKHKLEDLEKLDILYMTRIQRERFFNEEDYLKLKDSFILRKYMLKDAKDNLLILHPLPRVNEIHPDVDNDHRATYFEQAHLGVYIRMALIYSLIKGGEQNA
- a CDS encoding dihydroorotase, producing the protein MEEKGLLLTGGKVYKGGNFEELDLLVKGGVITGLDKRISPEPHWEVVDVTGKIVCPGFVDIHCHLRTPGQEYKEDIKTGTMAAVRGGFTRVFTMANTEPVIDELEIVESLLERIKNEAHCHVEVIGAVTKGLKGKELVDFEKLAPKVIAFSDDGKGIQRGEIMGQGLKRCKGLGKIIISHCEFEGELPESEKEWRMVERDINLAKFWDASIHIAHVSTRESVKIIEKAKEKGVKVTAEACPHHFLLTKAEILNCGTNGKVNPPLKGERDRKKVLEGVKRGIIDCLATDHAPHSQREKNLPFKYAAMGMVGLETAVPLTLNLVNIGAIKLERVIEAFGEKPYEIFGISGGKIEEGFKGNLTVLDLEKEFVIDKDQFFSKGRNTPFNGWKGKGDVYMTIVDGKIKYRGAEENVY
- a CDS encoding undecaprenyl phosphate translocase family protein; this encodes MKLFIQGLILGLLIVLPGMSGGTVLLIFGIYESLVKDLVKLKIKPYIPLILGLSLGIYLGSYTFALFFKNYRDFTALFLLGCLLASIKAVLKDTPKLNKNLFIFFITGIVIGVTTAGEPLGQVIPGEGTSWWLLVVGGALSTAAMIIPGVPGSSILIMLGIYDNLLFYIKELNIINLLLYGIGSLIGVVLLLKILERLFERYKPQLSYFFAGLIIGSTRILLPSSLNLIGFSLFLIGFLSVWFWSNKEEKQP
- a CDS encoding phospholipase D-like domain-containing protein, with product MIKGKIKKGIKGIGLILALYFLYFLVFGVVIFNFIPPKDVDFYSIDGFFAEEPIQDFALLLEEGYQSGARKLSLIHNAQSTIDFSTYTFLGGDYTKIFIASLFQAADRGVKVRIIADGLFYNILNQSKVISYGFMAHPNIEFKVYEPFNFLKPWVINNRLHDKILIVDNKYAVIGGRNIGDKYVDLGPREKFALDREVLLINKDEGEIKGSVIQQFNQYFNLLWESEFAIRPRRILTARRESKGREKISLLLNFAEDKKEVYPEFFSQDLSWLEEGIPTNRVTLIHNPLSRFNKTPVIWQVLTGLMEWADDEIFVQSPYIIPTRKMRDYLDVEKVKAEITILTNSLASTPNLPAFSGYMAYRREIVDYAAKVYEYHGVGSIHGKTYTFDNRISVIGSFNLDPRSAFLSTETMVVIDSEEFTIYLKEEIENLLEQSLLVAPNYQYFNPQKARDVPIGKKVIINILRVLTYPFRHML